The Acidimicrobiia bacterium genome contains the following window.
CTGGGCGCCGATGCCCAAATAGAGAATGTCGTGTGCGGCTCGCAGGTCCTCCATCGAGATGTCGACGCCTATCGAGGTGTTGGTACGAATCTCCACACCCAGTGCGATGATTCGGTCGATCTCCGCGGACAACACCTCCGGCGGGAGCCTGTAGTCGGGTACGCCGTAGCGAAGCATTCCACCGGCCATCGGCCGTCGTTCGTACACGGTGACGGAATAGCCGCGCCGCGCCATCTGGTAGGCAAACGACAACCCTGATGGCCCGGCACCAATCACACCCATGGTCTCGGGCTTCGGCTCTGCGTCGATTACCTCGAGACCCAGACCCTCCTCGATTGCCCAATCACCGAGGAACCGCTCGAGGGCGTTGATCGCCACTGCTCCGTCGTTCTCCGACCGGTTGCAGCCGAACTCACAGGGATGAGGGCAGATACGGCCGAGAACGCTCGGGAACGGGTTCGCGTCCGTAATCGTCTGCCAAGCCCGGGCGTAGGCCTGTTGCGTGTCGAGACCCGTCCGGTCACGCTGGGCAACCAGGCCGATCCAGGTGCGGATGTCGCTGCCCGATGCACAACCGGCCTCGCAAGGAGCGGCCTTTTCAGCCTGCCGCGGCCGGTACTTCGGAATGCCGGTGCTGGTCGCGACCTCGGGACTCACCGGTTGCATCACGAAGAGTCGTCCCTTCGTGCGGAGACTTGATCGTTGAGGTCGCGAACCCGTGAAGACATAGCCCGGAGCAGGTTGTATGCAAGAAGGGGATCCTCGCTGATCCGCTTCAGGAGGGTCCGCTTGTCGATGGTCAGCACTCTTGCCTCACCCAGAGCCCGGACCGTGGCCGAGCGGAGTTCCTTGTCGAACAGGGCCATCTCACCAAAGAAGTCACGGGATTCCAACACCGAAACCCTTCTTTGAAGACCGTTCGACTCCAGCACGACCTCGACCTTACCCGACTGCACGACGAACATCTGCTCACCGACATCGCCCTGTTGCACTATCACTTCGCCGTCGCCGAAGACCTTGCCTAGTTCACCTCTCCGTCTGCTGGGCATATGAGTCAACTCTCCTTTTGTTGGCGCCGGACGCCGGTTGCCAGGCTCTTGGCCAGACCGAGCAGGAATCCCGGGCGGAGGGCGTTGAAGAAGACGTCGCGGTAGGGTGCGCTCCCCGTGAACATGTTCCACAGCACACCGCTCATGTGGCGGCCCTTGGGACGCCGCTGCTCCCCTGCCGTCATGCGCAACACTGCTTTCCGGACGTACTTGCTCTTCCGCACGGCAATCGTGAAGAAGAAGATCAACTTCCCAAACATATTGTCGGTGGCGATCGCCCGGCAGGTCGGGAAGTAGTGGGTTTCGAAGTCGTCCGTCGAGATTCCATGGACGACCGCCGTTTCGGCCGCCGCCTTCCCAGTCCGATACGCGGCGCCGATCCCGTCCTTGTAGAGACGCGTTATCCCCGCGTCCCCGACCAGGACAACCCGTTCGCCGAAGGGGCGTTCGGGGCCCTTGACATTGATAACCGGGGCGCAGGAGCAGACCGCAGGGACAGAATCGGCGGGGAGGACTTCCCTCACCTCCGGCGAATCCAGGAATCGCTTGACCAGATCGTCGTCGATCTCCTCGCCGAGCATTGCCAGCGTCACGTAGTCGCCCTTTGGAATCAGAGCGGCGAACTCGAGGCGGGGAATATCGAGTAGGAACACGTGCATCGAATCCCCGAGCGTTTCGAGGATTCTGTCCGCGCCGAGTTTGAACTCGGTGATGAATGTGCGGGAGACTTCCGGCTTTCCCTCCGCAGCACTCCCGTCGAGGAGCATGTGGAAGTTGCTGTTCACGCCGCAGGCGACGGCAACGAGGTCGTAGGTGGTGCGTCCCTCGTTCGTGATTACGACGGGTAGATCGCCGGCGCGCTCGAGGCCGACGACCAACTGGTGAACGAGCAGGGCACCTTCCTTCTCGCAGATCTGCTGAAGGTACCCGTCGAAACTGTCCCAGGGCATGTCCACGGCCGTGCGCGGTCCGTTGCCACGATAGATGGCGGCAATTCGTTGCTCTTCGACGGGGGACTCGATTTCGACGCTGCCGGCGTCCATATGCAATACGTAGGAGTAGATGCCCCTTTGCACCACCGAGGGCGGGAGGTTGATCCCCTCGGTTGCCAGCATCTGCACGAGGGACTCGGAGACTATGCCTCCGCAGTGGTTGCAGCCGGCCGGTCCACAGTGTGTGAAGTGACGGGGCTCGTAGATGTCCACGCTGATGTCGAGATCGATGGTATTGGCGAGACGGAGAAGGAAGTAAGCGAAGAAAGACCCGGCGGGTCCGCCTCCGATCACCGCGACCCGGGAACCGTCGTTGAGTGTTGCACCACCATCCGAAGACGAACTCTCCGCCAAATGGCGAATCGACCGCCTCGCACCTCGCGTCCGCTGCCGCAACCCACTCACCCGACTCTCCCGGTCTGGATGGCTCCCTTTTGTCCTCACCGGTTGGCCGACGACCGAAAACCCGCCCGATCGACCAACGGATCGCCCTAGGCTAATCGAACTAGTGCTTCGCGTGTCGACGGTTTCAGCTCCTGGAGCCGGAAACGGAAGACCGTCGAGGTCCGGTGTATCTGCCCCCGGACGGCGCCCGGATCGACCGGCCGGATGGGACGATGCGGAACCGACCATCGGCCTCGCACCCCGGGACGGCAAGTCGCGATATCGTGTCTCGATCATGGAGATCCACCCCGCAACACCCGACAGGTGGCCGGACCTGGAGCAACTGTTCGGCCCGAACGGTGCCTACTCCGGTTGCTGGTGCATGTGGTGGCGGGTGTCGAACAGGGAGTTCGAATCCCAAGCTGGTTCCGGCCTGAGGGCCCTCTTGAAGGAGCTCGTTGACCACGGCCCGGTCCCCGGCCTTCTCGCCTACCGGAACGGAGAGGCGGTGGGGTGGGTATCGCTCGGAGACCGTAGCGAATTCGGCAGGCTGAATCGATCCCCGAAACTCAAGCCCATCGACGATCGCCGGGTCTGCTCGGTTGTGTGTTTCTTCATCCGCCGGGACCAGCGGCGGAGTGGTGCCGCGTCGGCGCTACTCGATGGTGCTGTGGAGGTGGCGCGAACGCGCGGATACGACCAGATCGAGGGTTACCCCATCGACACATCCGCGGGAGCCCGGGGCGCGGCTGAGCTGTTCACCGGCACCCTCGACCTGTTCGAGCGGGCCGGATTCGTCGAGACGCTGCGGCGGGGAGGACGTCCCATCGTGCGCCGCCAACCGTGAGTCGAGCCGGAGCCGGCCGCCACCCCGGACCGGTTGGGCCGGTTCCTACGACTTCGCACCTGGCGGGAGTTCCCTTCCGGCGGTGGCTTTCCCTCCGGCCTCCAGCCGGGCAGCACCCGGCCGTCGCCCGCTGAGAATCAACCCGAGGGCGATCACCACCGTCCCCGCCACGTGATATAGCTCCAGAGACTCCCCGAGAAAGACCACCGCCAGCAACGCCGCGAACACCGGCATGAGACTCATATACGGCCCGGCTCGAACGGCGCCGATCAGCTCCACACCCTTGTTCCATGCCAGATAGGCCAGCACCGAGGCAAACAGCCCGACGTAGACGATGGTCAGCAGATGCCCCGGAGTGACGTCGAAGCCTCCCTGCGTGGCGAGTTCAACGAGGTACAACACGAGCAGAATCGGGATTCCCAGCACGGTGATGGCGAGCACGAAACCGAGGGGGCTCAAATCGTCACGGCGATCCCGGAGAACCACCGAATAGAGGGCCCACGCCACCACCGCGGCAAGGATCAGGAGATCTCCCGACGAGAAGGCGAAAGAGGCCAGAACCTCGAGATCGGCACGAGTCAGGATCAGCAATACGCCGAGTACCGAAATGGCGATGCCCAGCGCCTGCATCACGTTGATCCGGTCCCGATGCACCAAGACCGCCACGAGAGGAATGATCACAGGTGAGGTGGCAACGAGAAGCGTGGCGTTGATGGCAGTCGTAGTGGCGAGACCCACGTACACGAAAACATGGAACAAAACGGTTCCGGTTAGCGCGACGAGCGCAAACCAGCCTGGATTGTCCCGAACCTGACTCCGCTTCGACCAGACCTCCCTACCGGCGAGAGGCACGAGCACCAGGAGGGCGACGACCCACCGGTAGAAACTGAGAGTGAGGGGCGGCAAAGACGATGAAACGGCCCGGGCGACGATGAAGTTGCCGCCCCAGAACGCGGCGGCCGCGCTCAACAGCACGGGAGCGGGCAGACGCTTCATCGGCGCAGCGTAGCGAGCGGGGTACTTCTCGCGGCGTCCGCGCTCCCTATCCCTCTTCGGGCCACATCTTCTTGAAGAAGGCGATCAGATCGCCCACGACTCTTGCATCAGGCGGAGCCGGCAGGAACACCAGTCCTTCCTCCGCCTTGAGCACGGATTGTGGAGCTATGCGCTGCAACCTGACTTCCTGGCTCGCGGAGAGATCGACGGGAGAGAGCCGCACCTCCCGTCGGAGTTGCACGATTTCGGCAATACCGGTGCGGATCGCTTCCGCCCGCAATCGGGCGATATCGATCAGCGCCAGTGCGGCGTCGGGCAATGGTCCGTAGCGGTCGGCCCACTCGGTGACAACGTCGTCCACCTCTTCGTTGGTGGCGGCTGCGGCCAACCTGCGGTAGGCCTCGATGCGAGCGAGCTGATCCTCGATGTATCCGTCCGGGAGATGTGCGTTGACCGGCAGATCGATTCTGATCTCCGCTTCGCCGGCCTTGTCTACCGGCGTTCCCTCGAGCTCTCCCACTGCCTCCGCCACCAGCTGGGTGTACAGGTCGAAACCGACCGCACTTATGTGCCCCGACTGCACCTCGCCGAGCATCGATCCGGCTCCGCGGATCTCGAGGTCGCGAAGGGCCAAGTGGAAACCGCTGCCGAGGTCGGTGTGCTCGCCGATGGCTTCGAGACGGCGATAGGCATCCTCGGAGAGAGACTGCTCGGGAGGGTGGAAGAGGTAGGCATAGGCGCGCTGACTCGACCGACCGACCCGTCCCCGGAGTTGGTACAGCTGTGCGAGGCCGAGCAGATCCGCCCGCTCGACGATGAGCGTGTTGACCTGCGGCAGATCCAGACCGGACTCGATGATGGTGGTGGCCACCAGAACGTCGTATTTGCGGCTCCAGAAGTCGAGCATCACCTGCTCGAGCTGGCCTTCGGACATCTGACCGTGGGCAACCGCGCACCGGGCGTTGGGGACCAGTTGCCGGATCCGTGCCACCGCCCGGTCGATCGATTGCACTCGATTGTGTACGTAGAACACCTGCCCCTCCCGCAGCATCTCCCGGCGGATCGCCGCCGAAACTGCCTGCTCATCGAAGGGCCCCACGTAGGTGAGGATCGGATGGCGATCTTCAGGAGCAGTTCGAATGTGGCTCACGTCGCGGATTCCGGTCAGGGCCATCTCGAGAGTTCGAGGGATTGGTGTGGCGGTCAGCGTGAGCACGTCTACCCCTACGCGGAACCGCTTGATCTGATCCTTCGCCTTGACTCCGAAACGCTGCTCCTCGTCGATGATGAGCAGTCCCAGATTCTTGAACTGGATGTCCTGTGACAGGAGCCGATGCGTCGCTATGACAACGTCGGTCTCCCCCGTGGCGAGTTTGGCCACGACCTCCCGCTGTTGCTTCGATGTGAGGAAGCGGCTCAGCATCTCGACCCTGGTCGGGTAGGCATCGAATCGTTCGGAGAAGGTCTGGAAGTGCTGCTGTGCCAGGAGGGTCGTCGGGCACAGGACGGCTACTTGCTTCCCGTCCATGACGGCTTTGAATGCGGCCCGCACCCCCACTTCGGTCTTGCCGAAACCCACATCACCGAATATGAGCCGATCCATGGGCTTGTCGGCTTCCATATCGACCTTCACGTCGCCGATGGCGACCAGTTGATCGGTCGTCTCTTCGTAGGGAAAGGCGGCCTCCATCTCGCGCTGCCACGGCGTGTCGGGGCTGTGGGCATGCCCGGTCGCGGCGGCTCTGGCCCTGTGCAGCGCCACCACCTGCTCGGCAACCGCGGCGACCGCCTTGCGAATCCGACTCCTCGTCTTCGCCCAGTCCGAGCCGCCCATCCGCGACAACCTCGGAGCCTCTCCTCCCGTGTACTTCTTGACTGCAGCCAGTTGATCCGTCGGCACATAGAGCTTGTCCTCGGCGGCATAGGCGACGACCAGGTAGTCCCTTTCGATCCCGGCAATCGTCCTCGTGGCGAGACCTTCGAAACGGCCGATCCCGTGGCGGAAATGCACCACATAATCGCCCTCTGTGAGATCCCGGTAGCGAGCTCCGTCGTCGGCTTCGCGACGGGCGGTAACCCGGCGGTGAGCGCGCCGCCGTCCCGCGATCGATTGCTCGCCGAGCACCCCGACCCGCAGCTGGGGCAACATGAAACCTTGATGGATACCGACACCGATGGCCGCCGTCTCGACACGTTCGAGAGAATCTCTGCGGGGCACGTCGAGACCGGCCTCGCCGAGCAGCCGGACGACCCGATCGGCTGCAGCATTGCCGTCCATGGCGATGACGACCTCGTTGCGGCCGGCGATCCAACGGTTGATGGCTTTGGCGACCGACTCGGCATCGCCGGGAGTGGCATCGAGGGAACGCATCTCGAGCACCGTGTCGTCCGGCCCGGCCGCCAGAGGCGGTGCTTCAACGATCTGCCTGCCGCGGAGGGAATCTTCCAGGGCGAGATACAGAGCCGGATGGTCGCCTGCCTCCGGCGCTCCGTGGCCCCACGTCGGAGCGAGAGCGGCGGCCATCTCTGCTTCCTCCTTGAGGAGGTCTCGACTCCGATCCACCGACCGGACCGGATCGAACAGAATGATCGGCGACCCCGCGGCCAGTTCCGTCACCACCGTGTTCTCGGGCGCTATCCACGGCAGCCACGATTCCATGCCCGAGAAGAGATGGCCTTCCGCCATCCGCTCCCACGTTGCAGCCGCCCAGGGTTCTCGCTGCAGCAGAGCCCCGGCCGCCGCCCGAGCATGCGCGTCCGGCCGCAACTCTCTGGCGGGATAGGCGATCAATCCATCGACCGAATCGGTCGAGCGCTGAGTGCCGATCGAGAACTGTCGGACGGACTCGACCTCATCACCCCAGAACTCCAGCCGAACCGGATCGTCGGCCTGTGCGGGGAAGACGTCGATCAAACCACCTCGCACGCTGAACTCGCCACGGCTCTCCACACGATCCGTGCGGTGATAGCCGAACTCGGCGAGTCGCGTGACGAGCAGATCGAATCCGGCTTCCTTTCCGGCGGCGGCGATGATCGGGCGCACCGAGGAGGGGCTGACACGCTGCGTGGCCGCCCGTACCGAGCCGACGACGATCGTCCCGGGCTCGCCGACGTCCAGAAGGTCTCTTGCTCTCGCCCGCGCGGCCATTGTCGTCACATTGGGTGAGACATGCTCGAACGGCAGCGTCTCCCACGCCGGAAGCAAGGCGGCCGTTTCCGTGAACAGGGCAAGATCATCGACCAGGTCGACGGCGTCGAGTTCACCCGGAACGATGACGAGAAGGGGCCGGTCGGCTCTGGCGGCCATCCCGGCGACCAGATAGGCGCGAGCGCCCGGAGCGACGACCAGCCGGGCAGACGGCTTCGGAAGAAGATCAGCGCGCCAGCGGTCGACGAGCGGGGCAAGCGGAGCGGGCATGCGAGCAAGCGTAGCGAGTGAAACGCGACCGGGAACAACGCGAGCCGGAGGGTCGGGCGGGTTCCACGCGGCAACCGGCGATTTGTCGGCGACACCCGGATGGAGGTGCCGGTGGATGCTCGGAGAATCCACGGAGGCGCCAAGAAAACACCGACCTGCGCCGAATACGGTCGGCCTAATCTGCTCCCTTGATGGAACGCCCGACCACCCTTGCCTCTCCCTGGAGTGTGCTGCGTGACGGCACGCGGCTGATCGCCCGTTTCGTACGGCGCCACCCATGGGCTTTCGGCCTGGCCGTGTTCGGTGCGGCCTCTTATGCGGCGGCGATAGTTGCCTCCGCGCAAGTAGTCGGATGGCTCACGGACACTGTGATCATTCCGGTATTGGACGGTGGCGCCGATTACCGCACAAAGATCTGGGCGGGTGTTGCCGCCCTGGTCGGTGTGTCACTCTGGAAGGCTCTCGGAATTGTGCTGCGTCGAACGGCTGCCGGGTGGCTGCAGTTCCGGACCCGCCAGGACGTTCGCAACCGGCTCCTCGAACACCAACTCGACCTGGAGCTGGCGTGGTTTTCTCGCCAGTCGATCGGTGACCTGCTCGCCGTAGCCGATTCCGACACCGATCGGGGTACGGGAGTCCTTGCCCCGCTCCCCTACGCGACCGGGGTGATACTGCTCCTCTTCGGCTCCGCGGCGATGGTCACAGGCATAGACGTTTGGCTCGGGCTGTGGTCCCTCGTCGGCCTGGTCGTCATAGTGGCCGTCGACATCAAGGGAGCCTGGACCGTCTATCCACTATGGGAGGAAGTTCAGGAGCAACGCGGACGTCTCTGGTCGCTGGCCCACGAGGCATTCGACGGGGCGCTGACCATCAAGTCCTTGGGACGCGAGCAGATGGTCTCTGATCGCTTCGGCGTCTCTTCCGATGATGTGCGCGACGGCATCATCGACGTCAACTCTCGCTGGGTCTCCTACCAGGCACTCATTCGCGCGCTTCCGTCGGCGCTGATTCTCATCCTCATATATGCGGGAGCAGCCCGCATTCGAGCAGGAGCGATCAGCGCCGGCGACCTCGTGACCATCACCTATCTCCTCTCGCTGCTGGCGTTCCCGGTTCAGCTGATCGGCTTTGTGCTGTTCGATCTATCGGCCAGCATCGCCGGCTGGAAACGGGTCCAGCGGGTGTTCGATGCCGACGACTTCACGGCCTACGGCGATCTCACCGCCCGCGGCCCGGGCGCAGCCGCCGCGCTGGACGGCCGGAACGTGTATTTCCGCTATCGGACCGACGAACTGATCCTCGAAGGCGTCGAGATGGACCTGAGAGCCGGCACCACCCTCGCCGTGGTAGGGCCCACCGGCTCCGGCAAGTCAACACTTGCGATGTTGCTGGCTCGCCTATGGGATCCGAGCGATGGTGCCATTCATCTCGACGGACGCGACATCCGTTCATTCGCAAGGTCGGAGCTGCCCCACGAGGTGGCATACGTGGCGCAGAACGCATTCCTGTTCGACGACACCGTGGCCGGCAACATCACACTCGGCGAAGAGTTCTCGGAAGAGGATCTCACGAGGGCGCTACGGCTCTCCGGGGCGGAAGGGTTCGTCGCAGATCTACCGGACGGATACGACACCCGGCTCGGAGAGCGCGGCGCCTCGCTGTCCGGGGGCCAACGCCAGCGGATAGCTCTCGCCAGAGCGCTGATCCGGAAGCCGCGCCTGATGATTCTCGACGACGCAACCTCGGCCGTAGACCCATCCGTGGAAGCCGAGATACTCCGGTCGCTGAAACGGGCGGAGCTGCCGTCCACGATCGTCATGGTCGCCTACCGCCCGGCCACGATCCGGCTGGCGGACGAGGTGATGTTCATCGACGACGGGCGGATAGCAGCGCATGGGACCCATTCCGAGCTCCTGGCCGGCTCGTCGGGTTACGCCGAGCTGGTGCAGGCCTACGAGGACGACGCCCGGCGTCGAGCAGCCGAACCGGGGAGGCCGCGGTGAAAGACGACCGAACCCTCCGGGTCCTGAGGAGAGCGTTACGAGAGGCGCCGGTGCTCCGTCGCGGGCTCGGCCTCACGGTGCTGATGGCTGCGGCCGGGACCGCCATACAGGTCATCGTCCCGGTCGTGATGCAACAGATCATCGACGACGAGCTGCTCACCCCTGCTCAGATCGACCTCGGCAGCGTCGGACGGAAAGTGTTGCTCGCCGGCGTGGCACTGGTCCTCGGTACCTGGATCGGCCGGACCGCCCTCCTCCGTCTGGTCCTGGCCTCATCGACCGGTCTCTCCGATCTTCGCCAGATGACGTTCGCGCACCTCCTGCGCCGCTCGGTTTTGCACGTCGACGCCGAGCGGAGGGGTTCGCTCGTCTCACGCGTCACATCGGATATCGCGACCCTCCAGGGATTCATGGACTGGGGAGGTGTCGGCTTGCTCACCTCCGGGTCGCAGGTGCTGCTGGCTCTCGCTGCGATGTATTGGTACCAGTGGCAGCTGGCGGTGCTGGTGACGGTGGGAATCATCGTCTACTCCGCTCTCATGGTTTGGTTCCAGCGCATCCTGCAACGGAGTTACGACCGCGTCCGCAGGCGCGTCGCCAACAGCCTCTCTGTGCTGTCCGAGGCCATCTCTGCGCTGCCGATCGTCCGCGCCTACGGCGTGGAGACCGGTACCAAGACGCGGGTCGCCGAAGCTCTCGAGGACCGATTCCAATCGGAGTACAGGACGATGCGGTTCGGCAACATATTGTTCAGTTCGGCCGAACTCTTCGCGGGCGTGCTCATGGCCGCGGTCGTCGCAATGGGCCTGGCAGTAGGCACTTCGCCCGGGCGCCTGCTGGCTTTTCTGTTCCTGGTCAACCTTCTCACAGAGCCGGTGCAGATGGTCGTAGAGGTTCTCGAGACTGCGCAGTCGGCTGCTTCGGGAATGCGCCGGATTCTTGGTGAGATCGACTCGGCGGTCGAGATCCCCGACCCGGTGGACGGGCGAGAACTTCCCCCGGGAGCCCTCGATATCACATTCGACGGCGTGAGTTACAGCTACGGCGACGGACCGGAGGTCCTCACCTCCGTCAGCGTTGCGGTGCCCGCCGGTTCCCGCGTCGCCGTTGTCGGCGAGACGGGGTCGGGCAAGACCACCTTCGCAAAGCTGGCCGTGCGCCTTCTGGAGAGGAACGATGGGAACATCGCCATCGCCGGTGTCCCGCTCGAGCAGATCGCCTTCTCTGACCTGCGTTCCCGAGTTGCCTTCGTGCCGCAGGAAGGGTTCCTGTTCGAGGGGACCGTCTCCGACAACGTCCGCTACGGCAAACCCGAGGCAAGTGAGCGTGAAATCCGGACGGCTTTCATAGAACTCGGACTCGACGGGTGGCTCGACCGGCTTCCCAACGGCCTCTCCTCCCTCGTTGGTGAACGCGGCGGGGACCTGTCTGCCGGCGAACGGCAACTCATCGCCCTGGTCCGGGCGTGGATCTCCACTCCCGATCTCCTCGTGCTCGACGAGGCCACCTCGGCCGTCGACCCGGCGCTCGACGTGCAACTGCGACGTGCCATGGAGAGGCTCACCGCCGGAAGAACTGCGGTGACCATCGCGCACCGTCTGGCCACAGCCGAGGCATCCGACGAGATACTCGTCTTCGACAGAGGCCGCCTCGCCGAACGTGGAACTCACACCGAGCTCCTCGACTCCGAAGGGGTGTACGCGGGCCTTCACGCCGATTGGGCCAGCGGGACGAAGAGCGTTTGAGGCGGCACCGGCGCCCGGGATTCACATCAGGAGCGGCCACTCGGGAGTCCGGCCGCAGGCGCCCGGGTCAGCGGCCCCGTGCGGCGTTCAGAGAAGCGAGACCTCGATGCGGGTTATGCGTCTACGCCTCGTGGAGAT
Protein-coding sequences here:
- a CDS encoding cyclic nucleotide-binding domain-containing protein, translated to MPSRRRGELGKVFGDGEVIVQQGDVGEQMFVVQSGKVEVVLESNGLQRRVSVLESRDFFGEMALFDKELRSATVRALGEARVLTIDKRTLLKRISEDPLLAYNLLRAMSSRVRDLNDQVSARRDDSS
- a CDS encoding GNAT family N-acetyltransferase; the protein is MEIHPATPDRWPDLEQLFGPNGAYSGCWCMWWRVSNREFESQAGSGLRALLKELVDHGPVPGLLAYRNGEAVGWVSLGDRSEFGRLNRSPKLKPIDDRRVCSVVCFFIRRDQRRSGAASALLDGAVEVARTRGYDQIEGYPIDTSAGARGAAELFTGTLDLFERAGFVETLRRGGRPIVRRQP
- a CDS encoding DMT family transporter translates to MKRLPAPVLLSAAAAFWGGNFIVARAVSSSLPPLTLSFYRWVVALLVLVPLAGREVWSKRSQVRDNPGWFALVALTGTVLFHVFVYVGLATTTAINATLLVATSPVIIPLVAVLVHRDRINVMQALGIAISVLGVLLILTRADLEVLASFAFSSGDLLILAAVVAWALYSVVLRDRRDDLSPLGFVLAITVLGIPILLVLYLVELATQGGFDVTPGHLLTIVYVGLFASVLAYLAWNKGVELIGAVRAGPYMSLMPVFAALLAVVFLGESLELYHVAGTVVIALGLILSGRRPGAARLEAGGKATAGRELPPGAKS
- the mfd gene encoding transcription-repair coupling factor → MPAPLAPLVDRWRADLLPKPSARLVVAPGARAYLVAGMAARADRPLLVIVPGELDAVDLVDDLALFTETAALLPAWETLPFEHVSPNVTTMAARARARDLLDVGEPGTIVVGSVRAATQRVSPSSVRPIIAAAGKEAGFDLLVTRLAEFGYHRTDRVESRGEFSVRGGLIDVFPAQADDPVRLEFWGDEVESVRQFSIGTQRSTDSVDGLIAYPARELRPDAHARAAAGALLQREPWAAATWERMAEGHLFSGMESWLPWIAPENTVVTELAAGSPIILFDPVRSVDRSRDLLKEEAEMAAALAPTWGHGAPEAGDHPALYLALEDSLRGRQIVEAPPLAAGPDDTVLEMRSLDATPGDAESVAKAINRWIAGRNEVVIAMDGNAAADRVVRLLGEAGLDVPRRDSLERVETAAIGVGIHQGFMLPQLRVGVLGEQSIAGRRRAHRRVTARREADDGARYRDLTEGDYVVHFRHGIGRFEGLATRTIAGIERDYLVVAYAAEDKLYVPTDQLAAVKKYTGGEAPRLSRMGGSDWAKTRSRIRKAVAAVAEQVVALHRARAAATGHAHSPDTPWQREMEAAFPYEETTDQLVAIGDVKVDMEADKPMDRLIFGDVGFGKTEVGVRAAFKAVMDGKQVAVLCPTTLLAQQHFQTFSERFDAYPTRVEMLSRFLTSKQQREVVAKLATGETDVVIATHRLLSQDIQFKNLGLLIIDEEQRFGVKAKDQIKRFRVGVDVLTLTATPIPRTLEMALTGIRDVSHIRTAPEDRHPILTYVGPFDEQAVSAAIRREMLREGQVFYVHNRVQSIDRAVARIRQLVPNARCAVAHGQMSEGQLEQVMLDFWSRKYDVLVATTIIESGLDLPQVNTLIVERADLLGLAQLYQLRGRVGRSSQRAYAYLFHPPEQSLSEDAYRRLEAIGEHTDLGSGFHLALRDLEIRGAGSMLGEVQSGHISAVGFDLYTQLVAEAVGELEGTPVDKAGEAEIRIDLPVNAHLPDGYIEDQLARIEAYRRLAAAATNEEVDDVVTEWADRYGPLPDAALALIDIARLRAEAIRTGIAEIVQLRREVRLSPVDLSASQEVRLQRIAPQSVLKAEEGLVFLPAPPDARVVGDLIAFFKKMWPEEG
- a CDS encoding ABC transporter ATP-binding protein, with product MERPTTLASPWSVLRDGTRLIARFVRRHPWAFGLAVFGAASYAAAIVASAQVVGWLTDTVIIPVLDGGADYRTKIWAGVAALVGVSLWKALGIVLRRTAAGWLQFRTRQDVRNRLLEHQLDLELAWFSRQSIGDLLAVADSDTDRGTGVLAPLPYATGVILLLFGSAAMVTGIDVWLGLWSLVGLVVIVAVDIKGAWTVYPLWEEVQEQRGRLWSLAHEAFDGALTIKSLGREQMVSDRFGVSSDDVRDGIIDVNSRWVSYQALIRALPSALILILIYAGAARIRAGAISAGDLVTITYLLSLLAFPVQLIGFVLFDLSASIAGWKRVQRVFDADDFTAYGDLTARGPGAAAALDGRNVYFRYRTDELILEGVEMDLRAGTTLAVVGPTGSGKSTLAMLLARLWDPSDGAIHLDGRDIRSFARSELPHEVAYVAQNAFLFDDTVAGNITLGEEFSEEDLTRALRLSGAEGFVADLPDGYDTRLGERGASLSGGQRQRIALARALIRKPRLMILDDATSAVDPSVEAEILRSLKRAELPSTIVMVAYRPATIRLADEVMFIDDGRIAAHGTHSELLAGSSGYAELVQAYEDDARRRAAEPGRPR
- a CDS encoding ABC transporter ATP-binding protein, whose translation is MKDDRTLRVLRRALREAPVLRRGLGLTVLMAAAGTAIQVIVPVVMQQIIDDELLTPAQIDLGSVGRKVLLAGVALVLGTWIGRTALLRLVLASSTGLSDLRQMTFAHLLRRSVLHVDAERRGSLVSRVTSDIATLQGFMDWGGVGLLTSGSQVLLALAAMYWYQWQLAVLVTVGIIVYSALMVWFQRILQRSYDRVRRRVANSLSVLSEAISALPIVRAYGVETGTKTRVAEALEDRFQSEYRTMRFGNILFSSAELFAGVLMAAVVAMGLAVGTSPGRLLAFLFLVNLLTEPVQMVVEVLETAQSAASGMRRILGEIDSAVEIPDPVDGRELPPGALDITFDGVSYSYGDGPEVLTSVSVAVPAGSRVAVVGETGSGKTTFAKLAVRLLERNDGNIAIAGVPLEQIAFSDLRSRVAFVPQEGFLFEGTVSDNVRYGKPEASEREIRTAFIELGLDGWLDRLPNGLSSLVGERGGDLSAGERQLIALVRAWISTPDLLVLDEATSAVDPALDVQLRRAMERLTAGRTAVTIAHRLATAEASDEILVFDRGRLAERGTHTELLDSEGVYAGLHADWASGTKSV